From Erigeron canadensis isolate Cc75 chromosome 5, C_canadensis_v1, whole genome shotgun sequence:
ATGTGCATATGTGATGTGTATAGGATCAGGGACCACATTCTGTTTTGTCCATCAACTATCTTTGCTTTGTATTGTTTATGAATTGAGAATGAGAATAGGATCAGGGACCACATTCTGTTTTGTCCATGAATGAAAGAGTTGAATACATGGTGCGCTTCCTTTCTTCCTCACGAATGGCAGCCAAAGATAGTTGTTGTTCATCCAACACGCCTCTTTTTACACCCAAGTCGGTCAAGTCGGGCGGCTAGGTCGGAAGCTGAAGAACGAGCAGACCCCGCATCGGAAGAAGCAGATGTTCGTGATGCCTTTGACTTAGTAGGAGGCGCGTATATGTATCCGGACCAAAGAGGTAATTATCACCAAGGTCCACCGACTCGAATTGGGAcccctcctcctcctcatctTCACTATCAACGACATTAAGAACGTTTTTCCTTTTATGCAGGCTTCGCCCTAGAACATCATGACCGGATGGAGCGAAGAACTTTGGCTTATCTTTCACAAGCAACCAACACTCGTACATGGTAAACTGAGTTTTGGTTTGAGTAAAGTACTCTGAACGCACTTCCTCCATTACTTGGGCATCGTTCTCACCACTGCACCGATGACCATCATAGCCTTTCCAGATTGCATTGAACTTTGACACATTTGTTCTGATCTTTCTCCACTTGCCACTAATCTGATTGTGGTTTCTTGGGTTGTTGGGGAATCTTGCATTGTACTTGTCTATGATTTTCCACCAAAAAGAATCAACAGATTGGTCTTTGCCGATGATTGGGTCTTCTGTAGCATCGATCCAACACTCAGTGAGAACTTTCATCTCAAGCTCGATCCAATTTGACGAGTTTGCAACAGGTTCTTTGGTTGTTTGCTTTTCTTGGTGCGTTTGGACATGGTTTTGACCCGACCCTTCTTTAGTTGTGTTTCAGGAATGGATTGGGGGGTGGGAACAGATTCGGGCGTGGGAGCAGATTCAGGTGTGGGGTTATATGGTGGTGTGGGAAAGGAGTGTTGATCAGGTTGTTGAAATTGTGCTGCTAACGATGACCCCCCATGGTAGAAATTAGGGGGTTGTGCAGCGGCAAGTGAAGCATAATAAGCTGCCATGAATTGAGCATAACGGGGGTCATTTAGTGGTTGGATGAATGGTATTTGTGATGGCTGGTTAGTGTACGATTGATTAAAATCGTTCACGGCGTTGTTCCAGAAGTCGTTGGCTTTTTGGTTGTTGAAGTTCGACATGATTAAAATAAATCTGAGGTTTAAGAGGGAGTTGTAATTAGGGATGTCAACGGACCGAAAAAAAACCCGTAATCCGCGGATACCCATCCGTCATGAACGGGTAATTACAATACATTTTATAAATTGATACATAACGGGTATAAATATGTACCCGTTTGCGGATCACGGACGGGTAATAGATATACGATATCCGTCATGGATGTATCCGTCCCGCGAACCCCTTGATACACATTAATAAGATCCGTGGATATATCCGTAGGATAACCCGTGAAATACGCATActaattttagttttatataaaacattatatatatatgatacatattAGTAAATTTTTAAACGCAAAATATCAAATCCTTTAGGTACTATGTTTAGAGTTTTGTTCCAATCTTAATACTTCATTCCTAATTTATAGCCTAATGATACTTTGTTTTCAATTTACATAACATTATTACTTTATAATTTGACCGTCCGCTtaaactttttaacattttaccATTATCATTTCTTTCTACCATTATCACAATTTTAAAGAGATATAGAATCCGCAGATCTACCCGTGAACTTGTATAACCGCGGATCACGGATATGGATCAAATATTTAACCCGTTTGCGGATACCTGTGAATTGACGGATCAAGAAAAACCCACGTGCATGGTAACGGGAAAGAGGTATCCGCACCTGTTACCCGCGGGTGCCATCCCTAGTTGTAATTGCGTTTTGAGGTCACTAAAATTTTATTGCGTTTTTATAAtgcaaaataatgaaaaaatatcTTTGGcaaaataattgatttttttaaacgTTTTCATATAGATAAAAGCCAACTTTAATAAGCAAAATTGGCAATACAGGATAAAACCTAACCCCTAACCTCGATGCTGACGACGACCTAGATGTCAAAACATCCTCGTTGAAGTGGTGGGGGAACAAGCTCGACGAGGATCGACGGAGCAACTTAATAGAATCACTGGTTCTGAGTTTAATAAGATGTCAAATTGtcacatcattttttattacaatttagatttaattctttGTAAATAGTGTAGGTAATTTTTCAAGTTTAATTGAGCGTCTACAATTTATTTCTATGCAACTAGTTCATATGTAGTCCACATAGTGTAACGCATAAATTCATCCACACATCTCCAACTGAGCAATATTTAATTTATCTCATAAACTCCAACTGGTAAAAAAGTCCCTCTTTTCTTCTTATTCATGACATGAAGATATGACTATGTATACAAAGATATGTTGCACTGCAGTACTGCACCTATCCTTCtataaacaaaaagtaaaacgaATGCATATATAGAACACACTCggtaaaaatgtatatataataaaaattaaaaaaatctgtACTAGCTAAGCTAGGCTTTCGGCATTGTTCCTGAGAAGCTTTGGCTGGCATAATATTCTCTTGAATTTGGAGGAGTTGTAAGAGAAGGTGATTCGCCTTCAAGATGAGAAGGGAAATCGGCCGATATAGTTTCCCAagaacttttttcatttttccaacGATTTCGCCGATCTAAGAATGTGGGCTTTGACGGAGACTTGACCATTTCGACCTTCCAAGTCAACATTGCTACAACTTCTGACATAGGTGGCCTTGTGTTTGCATTCGCTTGAAGGCATAGTAAAGCGACATGAATTGTTTGCATAACGTCTTTCTCCACAAAACCTGTGTTTCGCATTCTTGGATCTACAAGATCAATCATCTTTGACCTCTCGTATAGCTTCCATGCCTGTTACCATGAACGATAATCATCAAGAGAAAACCattaatttaaagataataGAAATAAAAGCCATGTAACTTATTTTGTATTGGGAAAGGCCTTATACATGGTCCTTTTCCTACATTTTGCATATTTAATGTTAAACATGCCAAATGGGTTAAATAATATAAACTGGTATCAAGTAAAGCTGCTCAAACAGGTCAAAAGTCAACCAGAGtgtaatttttaatacatactatataaaaaaaaggaaataatgTAGTTTTACTAATCATACTTGGTAACCTAAATTTCAGCAGAGAAAAACTGTAACTAGATATACTCACCCAACCGGTACCAAAAATTATCCATTTTGACCCCTTATCCAACCCGCCTATTTCAACTCTTGCTGTAAGAAGTAAATGAGTTTTTGTTTCAAACTAACCATTTTTTCACAACACAAAAGGAACCTCATTCATGCAGGCATTTTCGAAGTTTAACAGATAGTTGGCAATGAAAAGTCAAGTATGAACGCTTAAAAAGTCAGCCACTCGAGTGGTAATGGGCTAAACTTCTTTGACACCACTGAGGCTCCAGTGCCATAATCAAACTACCTGCTtctatatttttcttctttattatgATTAAAGTTAAGAAAAGAGGATTCAAACTACAAAGCAGATGATAGATAATAGTGAAATAAGATTTAGATGAGCAAATGACCTACATATTCTGGGAGGTATTGCATTTCTGATGGCATATTAAGATTAGTATTCTTTCTGCAGCTAATgatttcaagaacaagaactcCAAAACTATATATGTCAGCCTTTTCCGATAATTCTCCTCTGATTGCGTATTCAGGGGCTGTATAACCACTAGGAAACAGCAATATAAAAAGTAACATTACTTCTGATGATGGTATCAGAACAAAAGTGAGTACCAACCAACATGAATAATAGCAATTTACAAGTGACAAAATGAGTGGGTTAAGCAATGGGTCAATACCGGTTCAGGCCTACATGGGtattttaatactttttgtGCGGATATCTTCCTGTCTGTAAGTATATATGTCAAAACTGCCACTCCTAATGGAGAGATAAGAAACATGGTTTGAGCCGAAGGGTCTCTATCAAGGTGTTTTGGGAAAGCCGATACTCGGAGAATTATAATATCATGAACATTCTTAACATGGACATTTAGTAGACAGCAAGATATGATGATTATTGGCACATCTTTGGATGTGACAATTGGGTTATGTCCTCTCTCTGAATCTTTAATTGGTCTTACGAAAAATAACTAGTGAATATGGAAATGGGTCAAACTGTTGCAAGTGGTGTTTTTTGATGCGTACAACACCCTAAATCGTCTCATTTAAAAAGTATATCGGTAATCAAAGATCAAGAATCAACTGTTTATATGTTATTTAGTGGATGAAAAGGTGTTTCGGGTCAATGGAAGCCTGCCCCGACTGGTACTAAAAAGTTGTCACTCCATCCACCTAAACCACCTATTCTGCCATCTTAACATGTCTTAAATGGGAGAAAAACTTACAGTGTTCCGGCAAAGGTTGTGCTAAGATAAGCTTGGTCCTCGGGGAAGAACCTGGCCAACCCAAAATCTCCAATTCTTGGCTGAAATTTGTCATCAAGAAGAATGTTACTAGCTTTGATATCCCTATGTACAATCCGGATGTGTGAATCCTCGTGTAGGTACTGCAAGCCCCGAGCAATGCCCAAGATTATTTGGAAGCGAGTATTCCAATTCAAATACTGATCACTTTTTCCTGTTCAAAGACTAGGCTAATTATAGGAATACActatttttgtaatcatagCTATTGCATtactatatatttacaaaataattgGTTGCTAGCCAACCAGAACTGGTCCTGcccattacaaaaaaaatataaataaaaaatcccTGTTTTGAACCATCATATCAATATTAGTAAGTAGTCATGAGTTTTAGGCAGTCCTTTAATACATAAACACGATTACGTGTTCACCGATGAAACCTTTACTGTTTGACTGAGCATATAAGTTTCGAGAAGTCTTTGATTATTTACCAAATACGGAGTACTATCTAAAATATCTTTCAACACAAGAAAGAAGAAAGTCTCGTGAGTAAGATAAATATCCCGGCTGTTGCTTTATAAGTTTCCTCAACTGAAAATAAGAGATTTTATAAGCAGGAGTAACACTTTTACTCTAGTAAAATATCCACATCTTTTGTGTATACAAACTTGGTGACGAATAAAATGCAACCTTTTGACCAAGTATCTAGACTGGGAGTTTTAGTCGCTTACCGTAAATCATCAGGTCTAAACTCCTGTTCACCATGTATTCATACACAAGTAGCCTTTGAGGCCCTTCAGAACAGCAACCAAGAAGTCGAACAAG
This genomic window contains:
- the LOC122601099 gene encoding cold-responsive protein kinase 1-like; the encoded protein is MRRDFDAISPAPLLLNEESSSDKRSSSAAFFFLGGLVVLLILLILVFVYQKFIKPAQLKRLGKRKNSCKDAKNYLSGNLRTISYFSFQALKKATKNFHDSNLLGKGGFGPVYMGKLEDGQLVAVKKLALDKSQQGEAEFLAEVKMITSIQHKNLVRLLGCCSEGPQRLLVYEYMVNRSLDLMIYGKSDQYLNWNTRFQIILGIARGLQYLHEDSHIRIVHRDIKASNILLDDKFQPRIGDFGLARFFPEDQAYLSTTFAGTLGYTAPEYAIRGELSEKADIYSFGVLVLEIISCRKNTNLNMPSEMQYLPEYAWKLYERSKMIDLVDPRMRNTGFVEKDVMQTIHVALLCLQANANTRPPMSEVVAMLTWKVEMVKSPSKPTFLDRRNRWKNEKSSWETISADFPSHLEGESPSLTTPPNSREYYASQSFSGTMPKA
- the LOC122601098 gene encoding glutathione S-transferase T3-like, which encodes MKVLTECWIDATEDPIIGKDQSVDSFWWKIIDKYNARFPNNPRNHNQISGKWRKIRTNVSKFNAIWKGYDGHRCSGENDAQVMEEVRSEYFTQTKTQFTMYECWLLVKDKPKFFAPSGHDVLGRSLHKRKNVLNVVDSEDEEEEGSQFESVDLGDNYLFGPDTYTRLLLSQRHHEHLLLPMRGLLVLQLPT